From the genome of Papaver somniferum cultivar HN1 chromosome 2, ASM357369v1, whole genome shotgun sequence, one region includes:
- the LOC113348455 gene encoding oligopeptide transporter 5-like, with protein MTVDSIDNAAFSIDHASSDSKVEEINDAPIEQVKLTVPITDDPTLPCLTFRTWFLGITSCALLAFLGQFFGYRQNPLSLSSVCIQIVVLPIGKVMAATLPTKSITIPLTNWKFTLNPGPFNMKEHVLITIFANTGSSGVYAVNIITIVKAFYHKNLHPMAAMLLTQTTQMLGYGWAGLFRKYLVDSPYMWWPSNLVQVSLFRALHEVERRPKGGLTRLQFFLAVLVASFSYYVIPGYFFPSITSLSLVCWIWKDSITAQQIGSGLHGLGVGSFAFDWNTVASFLGSPLATPAFAIVNILAGFFLIVYVCIPISYWNNIYEAKRFPIYSSHVFTSTGESYNLSRAFNADTFQFDQVGYDAYSPVYLSIFFAFAYGLSFATLTATLSHVALFHGKTIAKMWRQTRATVHDNIGDVHNRLMRSYEPVPQWWFYTILFIMVSLALIACEGFGRQLQLPYWGILLACALALFFTLPIGIIAATTNQAPGLNVITELVIGYLYPGKPLANVAFKTYGYISMTQALTFLGDFKLGHYMKIPPKAMFFVQLVGTVVASSVYFGTSWWLLTTVENICDPSKLPDGSPWTCPSDDVFYNASIIWGVIGPLRMFGALGVYVKLNWFFLIGLLAPVPVWLLTKIFPEKKWIRLINMPVILGATMNMPPARAVNYISWGVVGIFFNCYIYKKYKSWWARHNYILSAGLDAGIAFMALLAYVTLQSKDINGVDWWGLTFDDHCPLATCPTAPGVVAEGCPVQ; from the exons aAATTAACGATGCACCAATAGAGCAAGTCAAGTTAACGGTTCCAATAACAGATGATCCGACATTGCCTTGTCTAACGTTCCGAACATGGTTTCTAGGGATAACTTCATGTGCACTTCTAGCTTTCCTGGGACAATTCTTTGGTTACCGCCAGAACCCGCTTTCTTTATCCTCAGTTTGTATTCAAATTGTTGTTCTACCTATCGGGAAAGTAATGGCAGCAACTCTTCCGACGAAATCCATAACCATCCCATTGACGAATTGGAAATTTACGCTTAATCCAGGACCATTCAATATGAAAGAACATGTATTGATCACAATATTTGCGAATACAGGATCAAGTGGTGTCTATGCTGTCAATATTATTACCATTGTCAAAGCTTTTTATCATAAAAACCTGCATCCTATGGCTGCAATGTTGTTGACACAGACCACACAG ATGTTGGGGTATGGCTGGGCTGGTTTGTTCAGAAAATATCTTGTGGATTCTCCATATATGTGGTGGCCGTCAAATCTTGTTCAAGTCTCACTTTTCAG AGCATTGCATGAAGTAGAGAGGAGACCTAAAGGAGGGCTAACAAGATTACAGTTCTTTTTGGCTGTCTTAGTAGCAAGTTTTTCATACTATGTAATCCCAGGTTACTTCTTTCCTTCGATTACATCTCTATCCTTGGTTTGCTGGATATGGAAAGACTCAATCACAGCTCAACAGATTGGTTCTGGTCTCCATGGCCTTGGTGTTGGTTCATTCGCTTTTGATTGGAATACTGTAGCTAGCTTCTTAGGAAGTCCTTTAGCTACTCCGGCTTTCGCCATTGTGAACATACTTGCTGGGTTCTTCCTCATTGTTTATGTTTGCATTCCTATTTCTTACTGGAATAATATATATGAAGCAAAACGTTTCCCTATCTATTCCTCCCATGTGTTCACCTCTACCGGCGAGTCATACAATCTCTCACGGGCATTTAATGCGGATACGTTCCAATTCGACCAAGTTGGATACGATGCTTACAGCCCAGTTTATTTGAGCATTTTCTTTGCTTTCGCATATGGGTTAAGCTTTGCAACTCTTACAGCAACCCTCTCGCATGTTGCACTCTTCCATGGAAA GACTATTGCAAAAATGTGGAGACAAACCAGAGCAACGGTTCACGATAACATTGGAGATGTACATAATAGATTGATGAGAAGTTATGAACCAGTTCCTCAATGGTGGTTTTATACTATCTTGTTTATAATGGTGTCTCTTGCTCTGATTGCATGCGAAGGATTCGGTAGACAATTGCAACTTCCATATTGGGGAATTTTACTTGCTTGTGCATTAGCTCTATTTTTCACGTTACCTATCGGTATAATCGCAGCTACCACAAATCAG GCACCTGGATTAAATGTGATTACTGAATTGGTTATTGGATACTTATACCCGGGGAAACCTCTTGCAAATGTGGCTTTTAAGACCTATGGTTATATCAGTATGACTCAAGCCTTAACTTTTCTTGGAGATTTCAAACTTGGTCATTACATGAAGATCCCTCCTAAGGCCATGTTTTTTGTTCAG TTGGTGGGTACTGTAGTCGCATCATCTGTCTACTTCGGAACGTCATGGTGGCTATTGACAACGGTAGAGAACATATGTGACCCATCGAAGTTACCTGACGGAAGTCCATGGACTTGTCCCAGCGACGATGTGTTCTACAACGCATCTATAATATGGGGTGTAATTGGACCATTACGTATGTTTGGAGCGTTAGGAGTATATGTGAAACTAAATTGGTTCTTCCTCATTGGTTTACTAGCTCCTGTACCTGTTTGGTTACTAACAAAAATATTCCCAGAGAAAAAATGGATTAGACTGATCAATATGCCTGTAATCCTGGGAGCTACAATGAACATGCCCCCAGCAAGGGCAGTAAACTATATATCATGGGGTGTTGTTGGAATCTTCTTCAACTGTTATATTTACAAAAAATATAAGAGTTGGTGGGCAAGACACAATTACATTTTATCAGCTGGATTGGATGCTGGGATTGCTTTCATGGCGTTATTAGCGTATGTGACTCTTCAAAGCAAGGATATAAATGGTGTAGATTGGTGGGGTTTGACATTTGACGATCACTGTCCCTTGGCTACATGCCCTACAGCTCCTGGGGTTGTAGCCGAAGGATGTCCTGTTCAATAG